A part of Chloroflexota bacterium genomic DNA contains:
- a CDS encoding VOC family protein, producing the protein MAAITRPHHTGLQVRDLERSVAFYRDVLGFEVVFAWNPQAPYIGELVGYPEVDLHAAILRPPDSEVFLELLEYRNVERMPVDTRTANPGTAHTAYFVDDLDALYADLVAKGVESVSAPVTPTIGPNKGGRAVYMIDPDGIRVELIQTKQSFSDYASEEAR; encoded by the coding sequence ATGGCCGCGATCACTCGACCACATCACACCGGGCTTCAGGTGCGCGACCTGGAGCGGTCCGTGGCGTTCTATCGGGACGTGCTCGGGTTCGAGGTCGTGTTCGCCTGGAACCCGCAGGCCCCCTACATCGGCGAGCTCGTCGGCTACCCTGAAGTGGATCTTCACGCGGCGATCCTGCGACCCCCCGATTCCGAGGTCTTTCTTGAGCTCCTCGAGTACCGGAATGTCGAGCGGATGCCTGTCGACACCCGGACCGCGAATCCGGGGACCGCGCATACCGCCTATTTCGTGGACGACCTCGACGCGCTGTACGCGGACCTCGTCGCGAAAGGCGTGGAGTCCGTTTCCGCGCCGGTGACTCCGACGATCGGACCGAACAAGGGGGGACGCGCCGTCTACATGATCGACCCGGACGGGATTCGCGTCGAGCTCATCCAAACGAAACAGTCGTTCAGCGACTATGCTTCCGAGGAGGCGCGATGA
- a CDS encoding thiamine pyrophosphate-dependent dehydrogenase E1 component subunit alpha yields the protein MSAQTDADPRPAWYRRMLEIRRFEEKVQELFMGGHIQGTTHLCQGQEAVSVGAIAAMRPDDVLTNTYRGHGQALARGMAPETAFAELMGRRTGGSGGVGGSMHLVDFSMGNIGSNAIVAAGLPIAVGAAMAFKLQGQARVALTFFGDGATNIGTFHEALNMAAVWSAPVVFIIENNLYGEYTPLRATTPIDDLARRADPFGIPGTIVDGQDVEVVRAAVAVAVERARAGDGPSLLEMKTYRYRGHSRSDPAKYRPDGELEHWQARDPIAILGRRLAAEGTLTSDAQAALSTEVQRDIDAAAERALAAPYPNLEETARYVYAD from the coding sequence ATGAGCGCTCAGACGGACGCCGATCCACGACCCGCCTGGTATCGCCGGATGCTCGAGATCCGGCGCTTCGAGGAGAAGGTCCAGGAATTGTTCATGGGTGGCCATATCCAGGGCACCACCCACCTCTGTCAGGGCCAGGAGGCAGTCTCGGTCGGCGCCATCGCCGCGATGCGCCCAGACGACGTCCTCACGAACACCTATCGCGGCCACGGCCAGGCGCTCGCGCGTGGGATGGCCCCGGAGACGGCCTTCGCCGAGCTCATGGGCCGCCGGACTGGCGGCTCGGGCGGCGTCGGGGGCTCAATGCACCTCGTTGACTTCTCCATGGGCAACATCGGTTCGAACGCGATTGTGGCGGCCGGCCTGCCGATCGCGGTCGGGGCCGCGATGGCCTTCAAGCTCCAAGGCCAAGCTCGCGTCGCGCTCACGTTCTTCGGCGACGGGGCCACCAACATTGGGACCTTCCACGAAGCACTGAACATGGCCGCCGTCTGGTCTGCCCCGGTTGTATTCATCATCGAGAACAATCTGTACGGGGAGTACACGCCCCTTCGGGCAACCACTCCCATCGACGACCTTGCCCGTCGGGCGGACCCGTTCGGGATCCCGGGGACGATCGTGGACGGGCAGGACGTGGAGGTCGTCCGCGCGGCGGTCGCCGTTGCGGTCGAGCGGGCCCGGGCCGGCGACGGGCCCTCGCTCCTCGAGATGAAGACCTACCGGTACCGCGGGCACAGCCGGTCGGACCCGGCCAAGTACCGGCCCGACGGCGAGCTCGAGCACTGGCAGGCGCGAGATCCGATCGCTATCCTCGGCAGGCGGCTGGCGGCCGAGGGGACCCTCACAAGCGATGCGCAGGCGGCCCTATCCACCGAGGTCCAGCGGGACATCGACGCTGCTGCTGAGCGGGCCTTGGCGGCCCCGTATCCGAACCTGGAGGAGACCGCGCGTTATGTCTACGCAGATTGA
- a CDS encoding LacI family DNA-binding transcriptional regulator: protein MPNLKDVARLAEVDPSTVSRVLRGDPRQAVRDDTRERILGAARALQYRPNALARGLRTRRTDTIGLVIPSLDNVGFSEVIHGIQAAAAEAGKLVMVVEANALRRIGGESEEHYARLISDGRVDGLIVAFATLDDQFVAQLAERALPLVLVNRRTVGIHGSVVVNDEVGSVKAVRHLIELGHQRIAFVGLDADTDTARRRERGYRRAMGQGGLEVASAWVVKAPPTEEGGRDAIARLLAVPPNDRPTGIFAASLLEAMGVLAGIREAGFQIPSDISLIAFNDHALAAHMSPPLTTIRMANFRMGQEAVRMLLRAVEGGSVEDRMIEDEPVVVVRASTGPPPRPDLSV from the coding sequence ATGCCAAATCTGAAGGATGTTGCTCGTCTCGCCGAGGTCGACCCGTCGACGGTCTCGCGCGTTCTGCGAGGCGATCCGCGTCAGGCCGTCCGCGATGACACGCGCGAACGCATCCTTGGTGCCGCGCGGGCGCTCCAGTATCGACCAAACGCTCTGGCTCGCGGACTCCGAACTCGACGCACCGACACGATCGGTCTCGTTATCCCGAGCCTCGACAACGTGGGGTTTAGCGAGGTCATCCATGGGATCCAGGCCGCAGCCGCTGAGGCGGGCAAGTTGGTCATGGTTGTCGAGGCGAACGCGCTCCGACGGATCGGCGGCGAAAGCGAAGAGCACTACGCGCGCTTGATCTCCGACGGAAGAGTCGACGGCCTGATCGTCGCCTTCGCGACACTTGATGACCAATTCGTCGCCCAACTGGCGGAGCGGGCGCTGCCGCTCGTGCTCGTCAACCGCCGGACCGTCGGCATCCACGGCTCAGTCGTGGTCAACGACGAAGTCGGTAGCGTCAAGGCCGTCCGCCACCTCATCGAGTTGGGGCACCAACGGATCGCGTTTGTGGGACTCGACGCGGATACTGATACCGCCCGGCGACGCGAACGCGGGTACCGTCGGGCGATGGGGCAGGGCGGTCTCGAGGTTGCAAGCGCCTGGGTGGTCAAGGCACCGCCGACCGAGGAGGGCGGGCGCGACGCGATCGCTCGACTCCTCGCAGTGCCGCCGAATGACCGCCCGACCGGAATCTTCGCGGCGAGTCTTCTCGAGGCAATGGGGGTCCTCGCCGGTATTCGGGAAGCGGGATTCCAGATCCCGAGCGACATCTCCCTCATCGCGTTCAATGACCATGCGTTGGCGGCCCACATGTCGCCGCCGTTGACGACGATCCGGATGGCGAACTTCCGGATGGGCCAGGAGGCGGTCCGAATGCTTCTCCGCGCAGTCGAAGGTGGATCGGTCGAGGACCGCATGATCGAGGACGAACCCGTGGTCGTGGTGCGGGCATCGACCGGGCCGCCTCCGCGGCCGGATCTGTCCGTCTAG
- a CDS encoding agmatinase family protein — MCAGLQLLGHRYVSEMFLPYLRDFDINVFDEFHLADVGDVPMIPADAARCRSYIEKYVDEVLAAGAMPICIGGDHSIPIPIGAALSKRITGKFGYIHFDAHIDCQPNFAGERFTNWSHVARMIELHNCDPKNVAIVGARGALNPPEQWEFARENGIRIYRMNEIEDRGIREVVNEALDIVTDGTDAFYCSLDSDVVDASAMPGTDAPEPGGLTSHEILRACELIGARKPAVLDIVELIPAYDNPAMISLRLAGYMIMHLLGGMATGGERVRTKIREGI; from the coding sequence GTGTGTGCCGGACTGCAGCTCCTGGGCCATCGCTATGTCTCCGAGATGTTCCTGCCGTACCTCCGTGATTTCGACATCAACGTCTTCGACGAGTTCCACCTCGCCGACGTCGGGGATGTCCCGATGATCCCCGCCGATGCCGCGCGCTGTCGGTCCTACATCGAGAAGTACGTCGACGAGGTCCTCGCCGCCGGCGCCATGCCGATCTGCATCGGTGGCGACCACTCCATCCCGATCCCGATCGGGGCGGCACTTTCAAAGCGGATCACGGGCAAGTTCGGCTACATCCACTTCGACGCTCACATCGACTGCCAGCCGAACTTCGCGGGCGAGCGCTTCACGAATTGGTCGCACGTCGCTCGGATGATCGAGCTGCACAACTGCGACCCGAAGAACGTGGCGATCGTCGGCGCGCGGGGTGCGCTCAATCCACCCGAGCAATGGGAGTTCGCACGCGAGAACGGGATCCGGATCTATCGGATGAACGAGATCGAGGATCGGGGCATCCGAGAGGTCGTCAATGAGGCACTCGACATCGTCACGGACGGCACGGACGCCTTCTACTGCAGCCTCGACTCGGACGTCGTCGACGCCTCGGCGATGCCGGGGACGGACGCTCCGGAGCCAGGTGGGCTCACCTCCCACGAGATCCTCCGCGCGTGCGAGCTCATCGGGGCTCGGAAGCCCGCGGTCCTCGATATCGTCGAGCTGATTCCGGCCTATGACAACCCCGCCATGATTTCGCTCCGCCTCGCGGGGTACATGATCATGCACCTACTCGGAGGCATGGCAACCGGTGGTGAGCGGGTCCGCACGAAGATACGCGAAGGGATCTGA
- a CDS encoding CoA transferase produces MTDESSGAQPRPRTTPGADPASPGPLSGLRVIDAGVLFAGPVIGTLLGDFGADVIKVEHPRGDALRTLGWQKNGVSLWWAFVSRNKRLVSLNLSTPEGAALLKELIADADVLIESFRPGTFERWGLGPDVLHAINPRLVMVRTSGFGQTGPYSPRPGFGTVAESISGYAHINGQPDGPPTLPPFALGDGVASLFGTFATMFAIYHRDIHHAPGQVIDLAIYEPLFWILGPQALVYDQLGVVQGRTGSSTEWTAPRNAYRASDGRWLGMSASSQSIAERVMKLVGHPEVASEPWFADHTGRILHQKELDLLIGGWIAQHTGAEVMATFEAAEAVIGPIYSIADIFEDPQYQARETITTVDDPKLGRVRIQNAIPRLVDTPGKVRYLGGELGEHNQEILGDELGHSDAELERWRSAGVIGGPDTMTSTRPNGGEA; encoded by the coding sequence ATGACGGACGAGTCGTCAGGCGCCCAGCCCAGGCCTCGGACGACGCCCGGCGCCGATCCTGCCTCGCCGGGCCCGCTGAGCGGTCTCCGGGTCATCGATGCCGGCGTGCTTTTTGCCGGCCCGGTTATCGGGACTCTTCTCGGGGACTTCGGCGCGGACGTCATCAAGGTTGAGCATCCTCGGGGTGATGCCCTGCGAACGCTCGGCTGGCAGAAGAACGGCGTCTCGCTCTGGTGGGCGTTTGTCAGCCGCAACAAGCGCTTGGTGTCGCTCAACCTGAGCACGCCCGAGGGCGCCGCCCTGCTCAAGGAGCTGATCGCCGACGCCGACGTCCTGATTGAAAGCTTTCGTCCGGGAACCTTCGAGCGATGGGGCCTGGGCCCGGACGTGCTGCACGCCATCAACCCGAGACTCGTGATGGTGCGCACGAGCGGGTTCGGTCAGACGGGCCCGTACAGTCCGCGGCCAGGGTTCGGGACGGTCGCCGAATCGATCAGCGGATACGCTCACATCAACGGTCAGCCGGACGGTCCACCAACACTCCCGCCGTTCGCGCTCGGGGACGGCGTCGCCTCCCTTTTCGGGACGTTCGCGACCATGTTTGCGATCTACCACCGCGACATACACCATGCGCCGGGGCAGGTGATCGACCTAGCGATCTATGAGCCACTGTTCTGGATTCTTGGGCCGCAGGCGCTCGTGTACGACCAGCTCGGGGTGGTGCAGGGGCGGACCGGTAGTAGCACCGAGTGGACGGCCCCGCGGAACGCATATCGGGCCAGCGATGGACGTTGGCTCGGGATGTCGGCGAGCTCGCAGTCGATCGCGGAGCGTGTGATGAAGCTCGTCGGCCACCCCGAGGTTGCTTCAGAACCATGGTTCGCGGACCACACGGGCCGGATCCTGCACCAGAAGGAGCTTGACCTCCTCATCGGTGGCTGGATCGCACAGCACACGGGCGCCGAGGTGATGGCTACCTTCGAGGCCGCCGAGGCCGTGATCGGACCGATCTACTCGATCGCCGACATCTTCGAGGATCCGCAGTACCAGGCCCGCGAGACGATCACGACGGTCGATGATCCGAAGCTTGGCCGGGTTCGGATCCAGAACGCGATCCCGCGCCTCGTGGACACGCCCGGCAAGGTGCGATATCTCGGCGGCGAACTGGGCGAGCACAATCAGGAGATCCTCGGTGACGAGCTCGGGCATTCTGACGCGGAACTCGAACGTTGGCGCTCGGCCGGAGTGATCGGTGGCCCAGACACGATGACTTCGACTCGTCCCAACGGAGGTGAGGCATGA
- a CDS encoding muconolactone Delta-isomerase family protein, whose amino-acid sequence MEFLVHIEVRWPADGDPNELQRLTTAERTRARELGEAGIISRLWRIPGRRANWGLWVAPNSTELHAAIASLPFYPWLSVEVHPLAAHPNDPHPEPGDPR is encoded by the coding sequence ATGGAGTTCCTCGTGCACATCGAAGTCCGATGGCCAGCCGATGGCGATCCCAACGAGCTTCAGCGGCTGACTACTGCCGAGCGTACCCGCGCGCGCGAGCTGGGCGAGGCCGGGATCATCAGCCGCCTGTGGCGCATCCCGGGACGGCGGGCGAACTGGGGCCTGTGGGTGGCGCCCAACTCGACGGAGCTGCACGCGGCCATCGCCTCGCTCCCCTTCTACCCGTGGTTGTCGGTCGAGGTTCATCCCCTTGCCGCCCATCCCAACGATCCCCATCCCGAGCCTGGAGATCCACGATGA
- a CDS encoding aldose 1-epimerase family protein → MSTAPAPRPELGDLGQIASGRLVRLGDGAEDGVRAIDVRVAGGIHALVIADRGLDIGQAWCSGYPLAWQSPTGIVHPSYFRDDVWLRSFHGGLLFTAGLQNVGSAVRDGDEHHGLHGRVSNLPARNVTVDTEEDERGLAVVVRGEVRETTVYGVDLVLHRTLRFPVGDPRIELSDEIENRGYLPAPVFVLYHINVGHPVVAATSRLFAPPAEVVGWDDVSRAAEPDHDRFAPPTPGFPVQVFEHRLAASSPDRVRVGIINEGFEPSGGIGVAVEYDRRSLPRLWQWRMLAEGIYVTGIEPANCALFGRVAEREAAPLDELAPGARRAFGVTLRAAIGPAVNQLELGA, encoded by the coding sequence ATGAGCACTGCACCCGCCCCGCGCCCGGAGCTCGGTGACCTCGGGCAGATTGCGAGTGGCCGGTTGGTAAGACTCGGCGACGGCGCTGAAGACGGCGTCCGCGCGATCGATGTCCGCGTCGCCGGTGGGATCCACGCGCTGGTGATCGCAGACCGGGGCCTGGACATCGGTCAGGCCTGGTGCTCCGGATATCCGCTCGCCTGGCAGTCGCCGACGGGAATCGTCCACCCGTCCTATTTCCGCGACGATGTCTGGTTGCGCTCGTTCCACGGCGGCCTGCTCTTCACGGCGGGCCTCCAAAACGTTGGCTCGGCTGTCCGCGACGGCGATGAGCATCATGGCCTCCACGGTAGAGTCTCGAACCTGCCGGCTCGCAACGTGACGGTCGACACCGAGGAAGACGAACGAGGCCTGGCCGTGGTCGTCCGCGGAGAGGTTCGCGAGACCACCGTCTACGGCGTCGACCTTGTACTCCATCGAACGCTCCGATTCCCGGTCGGTGATCCACGGATCGAGCTCAGCGATGAGATCGAGAATCGTGGTTACCTTCCTGCGCCCGTGTTTGTCCTTTACCACATCAACGTCGGCCACCCGGTCGTGGCTGCCACATCTCGTCTGTTCGCTCCGCCAGCGGAGGTTGTCGGCTGGGACGACGTCTCACGGGCCGCTGAGCCCGACCATGACCGGTTCGCGCCCCCGACGCCGGGCTTCCCGGTGCAGGTCTTCGAGCATCGTCTGGCGGCATCGAGCCCGGATCGCGTCCGGGTGGGGATCATCAACGAAGGGTTCGAGCCGAGCGGCGGGATCGGTGTCGCGGTCGAATACGACCGACGGTCGCTGCCTCGTCTGTGGCAGTGGCGGATGCTCGCCGAGGGCATCTACGTGACGGGCATCGAGCCGGCGAACTGCGCACTGTTCGGGCGCGTCGCCGAACGCGAAGCCGCGCCGCTGGATGAGCTCGCTCCGGGCGCTCGTCGCGCGTTCGGGGTCACGCTGCGCGCCGCGATCGGGCCCGCCGTGAACCAGCTGGAACTGGGAGCCTGA
- a CDS encoding alpha/beta hydrolase — MLVDIPARLDGRVARDGIGIHYQVFGDGEQTILLLPNWTIVHSDFWRLQVPYFSSRYTVVAFDARGNGASDRPVEPGAYADAEGAEDAAAVLDAVGVERAAIMSVSAGANWAALLAANHPDRVAGAVFIGSSLPVAPNSPARTAAIATFDEPRTSHEGWGKWNRHYWNQDWWGFLDFFMHQCFTEPNSESYVRHFVEMGLQTTPEIVAATIDAPSLDRDEARRVASAIACPVLVIHGDSDAIAPLEKGIELARLTRAGLHVLSGAGHEPELRQADHTNQLIELFLERTWPTRG, encoded by the coding sequence GTGCTCGTCGACATTCCCGCGCGCCTGGACGGCCGGGTGGCCCGTGACGGGATCGGGATCCACTACCAGGTCTTTGGTGATGGAGAGCAGACGATCCTCCTGCTCCCGAATTGGACGATCGTCCACTCCGACTTCTGGCGTCTGCAGGTTCCGTACTTCTCCAGTCGCTACACGGTGGTGGCGTTTGACGCTCGCGGCAATGGGGCGTCCGATCGACCGGTCGAACCTGGCGCCTATGCTGATGCCGAGGGAGCGGAGGATGCCGCGGCTGTCCTTGACGCGGTCGGGGTGGAGCGTGCGGCGATCATGTCAGTCTCCGCGGGAGCTAACTGGGCGGCATTGCTCGCAGCCAACCACCCAGATCGGGTGGCTGGCGCCGTCTTCATCGGATCGAGCCTACCGGTTGCGCCGAACAGTCCAGCGCGGACCGCCGCAATCGCGACATTCGATGAGCCCCGGACCTCACACGAGGGCTGGGGGAAATGGAACCGCCACTACTGGAATCAGGATTGGTGGGGCTTTCTTGATTTTTTCATGCACCAGTGCTTCACGGAGCCGAACTCGGAGAGCTACGTCCGCCACTTCGTCGAGATGGGCCTCCAGACCACCCCTGAGATCGTGGCCGCGACGATCGACGCGCCGAGCCTCGATAGGGACGAAGCGCGACGGGTCGCGTCTGCGATCGCCTGTCCCGTCCTCGTGATCCACGGCGATTCCGATGCGATTGCCCCTCTCGAGAAGGGCATTGAGCTCGCCCGCCTGACGCGAGCTGGGCTCCACGTGCTGTCAGGGGCAGGACATGAACCGGAGTTGCGCCAAGCAGACCACACAAATCAGCTCATCGAGCTTTTCCTTGAGCGAACGTGGCCGACCCGGGGCTGA
- a CDS encoding CoA transferase, with the protein MSDERDPRPDAPPIGILDGMRVIEVSAFVAAPLGGMTLAQLGADVIRVDPPGGGIDYRRWPLALGGQSLYWSGLNKGKRSVALDLASEEGQRIAARLATAPGEGGGLFLTNLPARGPLAYEALRAVRPDLIMVSVTGDPDGTSQVDYTVNAATGYPWLTGPPDADGPINSVLPAWDIATGTLAAVALLAGERSRFRTGRGRLIEIALSDVALAMVANLGRFAASELGAAQEEREGNHLYGAFGHDFSTRDGQRLMVVAITPRQWTALVRATATIEPMEALERAMGLDLRTESDRYAARERIVGLLAPWFADRDLSEIRECLTKHHATWAPYQTISEMVAHDPRASLANSMFAEVEHPGVGRYRMPASPLRITGSQRAVRRAPILGEHTDEILTSILGMSRAELAILRDARIVA; encoded by the coding sequence ATGTCCGATGAGAGAGATCCCCGGCCCGACGCCCCTCCGATCGGAATCCTCGATGGCATGCGAGTGATTGAGGTGTCGGCTTTTGTAGCCGCACCGCTGGGCGGGATGACTTTGGCCCAGCTAGGCGCTGACGTCATCCGCGTCGATCCCCCTGGTGGTGGCATCGACTATCGTCGCTGGCCGCTCGCTCTTGGCGGCCAGAGCCTCTACTGGTCGGGTTTGAACAAGGGTAAACGCTCCGTTGCGCTCGATCTCGCCAGCGAGGAGGGCCAACGGATCGCAGCTCGACTCGCAACGGCGCCGGGCGAAGGAGGAGGGCTCTTCTTGACGAATTTGCCGGCTCGTGGCCCACTCGCGTACGAGGCGCTGCGGGCAGTCCGACCGGATCTCATCATGGTCTCCGTGACTGGTGATCCAGATGGTACGAGCCAGGTGGACTACACGGTCAATGCCGCGACCGGATATCCATGGTTGACCGGGCCTCCGGACGCGGATGGTCCGATCAACTCGGTCCTACCCGCTTGGGACATCGCCACGGGGACCTTGGCTGCGGTCGCCCTCCTCGCTGGCGAGCGCAGTCGCTTCAGGACGGGCCGCGGCCGACTCATCGAGATCGCGCTCTCGGATGTCGCTCTTGCCATGGTCGCCAACCTCGGTCGGTTCGCCGCATCGGAACTAGGCGCCGCGCAAGAAGAGCGTGAGGGGAACCATCTGTATGGGGCCTTCGGACACGATTTCTCCACTCGCGACGGGCAACGGCTCATGGTCGTCGCGATCACGCCTCGCCAATGGACGGCCCTGGTCCGTGCGACGGCGACGATCGAGCCCATGGAGGCGCTTGAACGCGCGATGGGTCTCGACCTCCGAACCGAGAGCGATCGGTACGCGGCCCGCGAGCGGATCGTGGGACTCCTGGCTCCGTGGTTCGCGGACCGTGATCTCTCAGAGATCCGCGAGTGCCTCACGAAACACCACGCAACCTGGGCGCCCTACCAAACGATCAGCGAGATGGTCGCACACGACCCACGAGCTTCACTTGCGAATAGCATGTTCGCGGAGGTCGAACACCCGGGTGTCGGCCGTTATCGGATGCCGGCGTCGCCTCTGCGGATCACGGGGAGTCAACGAGCCGTCCGTCGCGCACCGATCCTTGGCGAGCACACGGATGAGATCCTTACGAGCATCTTGGGAATGTCGAGAGCCGAGCTCGCCATCCTGCGTGACGCCCGGATCGTGGCGTGA
- a CDS encoding alpha-ketoacid dehydrogenase subunit beta, with product MSTQIDPSARDADVRVAETVELTYREAINAALLDEMATNAAVVLMGEDVASDGGVFKTNVGLFERFGPERVINTPICENGFTGVALGMSLMGLRPVVEFMFSDFLPTAADAIVNELPKYRFMSGGKCSVPVTIRSVSGATGRFGTQHSATGESWFMGLPGLRVVTAATPGSAYSLLRAAIRDDNPVIFHEHKGLYARKGPVERGSVAEIGRAAVLREGGDVTIVATLLMVERALMAADELAAAGVEAEVIDLRWIRPLDLPTIRHSVDRTGRLLVVEEQVHAGGWGATIISLLASGGVVWRAAPQAISLPGHLLIPYSPPLEDEIVPSAVAIEAAAQALCRHG from the coding sequence ATGTCTACGCAGATTGACCCAAGCGCGCGCGATGCGGACGTCCGGGTAGCCGAGACGGTGGAGCTCACCTACCGCGAGGCAATCAACGCGGCTCTGCTCGACGAGATGGCGACGAATGCGGCCGTCGTCCTGATGGGGGAAGACGTCGCGAGCGACGGCGGCGTGTTCAAGACGAATGTCGGGCTCTTCGAGCGGTTCGGACCCGAGCGCGTGATCAACACTCCGATCTGCGAGAACGGGTTCACCGGGGTGGCCCTCGGGATGAGCCTCATGGGGCTCCGTCCAGTCGTCGAATTCATGTTCAGCGACTTCCTGCCGACCGCCGCCGATGCCATCGTCAACGAGCTCCCCAAGTACCGCTTCATGAGCGGCGGGAAATGCTCTGTCCCGGTGACCATCCGCTCAGTCTCCGGCGCGACGGGTCGCTTCGGCACGCAACACTCGGCGACGGGCGAGAGCTGGTTCATGGGTTTGCCGGGCCTGCGGGTGGTGACCGCCGCGACACCCGGCTCTGCCTACAGCCTGCTCCGGGCCGCGATCCGGGACGACAACCCGGTCATCTTTCACGAGCACAAGGGGCTCTATGCCAGAAAGGGTCCGGTGGAGCGGGGCTCGGTCGCTGAGATTGGTCGAGCGGCGGTCCTCCGCGAGGGTGGTGACGTGACGATCGTTGCCACATTGCTGATGGTCGAGCGAGCGCTTATGGCCGCCGACGAGCTCGCCGCCGCAGGCGTCGAGGCCGAGGTCATCGACCTGCGCTGGATCAGGCCACTCGACCTGCCCACGATTCGCCATTCGGTCGACCGCACCGGCCGACTGCTCGTCGTCGAGGAGCAGGTTCATGCCGGCGGATGGGGCGCGACGATCATCTCGCTGCTGGCCTCCGGTGGTGTCGTGTGGCGGGCCGCCCCACAGGCAATCAGCCTTCCGGGGCACCTGCTTATCCCGTATAGCCCACCGCTCGAGGACGAGATCGTGCCGAGTGCCGTGGCTATCGAAGCCGCAGCGCAGGCATTATGTCGTCATGGCTAG
- a CDS encoding SDR family oxidoreductase, protein MSFPDDDLAIPAGFVGSLFDLRDRVAVVTGAGSGLGAAISIGYAQAGVTVVLADINEEGVEATAATISEQGGTAHVRRLNVTSKPEVDALADSVVAELGRVDILVNSAGTAYRSPAEEFPEDRFDFIVELNLKGTYLCCQAFGRKMLGQGSGSIINLGSIGSFVGYPWASAYLASKGGVLGITRGLALEWRDRGVRVNAIGPTLMDSPLTREAAQRTSLTADFIKARMLRPRLGLPRELIGAAIFLASDASELVTGHTLMCDDGYLTA, encoded by the coding sequence ATGAGCTTTCCTGACGACGATCTGGCGATTCCCGCCGGATTCGTCGGCTCACTGTTCGACCTGCGCGACCGGGTCGCGGTTGTCACCGGCGCCGGCAGCGGACTGGGCGCAGCGATCTCGATCGGGTACGCCCAGGCCGGAGTGACGGTCGTCCTGGCCGACATCAACGAAGAGGGCGTCGAGGCCACGGCAGCGACCATCAGCGAGCAGGGTGGTACGGCCCACGTTCGCCGGCTGAACGTCACGTCCAAACCCGAGGTCGATGCCCTCGCCGACTCGGTGGTCGCCGAACTCGGTAGGGTCGATATCCTCGTCAACAGCGCGGGCACGGCCTATCGCTCGCCCGCCGAGGAGTTCCCGGAGGACCGATTCGACTTCATCGTGGAGCTGAACCTCAAGGGCACCTACCTGTGCTGCCAGGCATTCGGCCGGAAGATGCTGGGTCAAGGCTCGGGCAGCATCATCAACCTCGGCTCGATCGGGTCCTTTGTCGGATATCCATGGGCGAGCGCGTACCTTGCCTCGAAGGGTGGGGTGCTCGGGATCACGCGCGGCCTGGCTCTCGAATGGCGCGACCGGGGGGTTCGCGTCAACGCCATCGGCCCAACCCTGATGGACTCCCCCCTGACTCGCGAGGCGGCCCAGCGGACGTCCCTGACCGCGGATTTCATCAAGGCGCGGATGCTCCGCCCACGGTTGGGTCTACCGCGCGAGCTGATCGGTGCGGCGATCTTTCTCGCGAGCGATGCCTCCGAGCTCGTCACCGGGCACACGCTGATGTGCGACGACGGCTACTTGACGGCGTAG